Genomic DNA from Klebsiella variicola:
TGCTCTTGGGACTGCTGTGCGGGTTATTCAACGCCGCGCTGATCCACTACACCGGCATCAGCCCGCTGGTGATCACGCTTGGTACGCTATATCTGTATGGCGGCGGCGCGCTGCTGCTTTCCGGGATGGCCGGCGCGACCGGTTACGAGGGGATTGGCGGTTTTCCCGATAGCTTCACCGCCATCGCCAATTTAACCCTCGCCGGACTGCCGCTGCCGCTGGTGCTGTTCGCGATTATCACCTTTCTCTTCTGGCTGCTGGCCCATCGCGGGCGCTTTGGCCGCCATCTCTTTTTACTCGGGCAAAACCCGCGCGCCGCGCGCTATGCCGCGCTGTCGGTGAACGGCATCCCGTACGTGCTGTATGGCCTGGTGGGCGTCGCCTCGGCGGTCGCGGCGCTGGTGATGGTCTCCTATTTCGGCTCGGCGCGTTCGGATTTAGGCCGCGACCTGCTGATGCCGGCGCTGACCGCGGCGGTGCTCGGCGGGGCCAATATTTACGGCGGCTCGGGATCGATACTGGGTACCGCGCTGGCGGCATTGCTGGTGGGGTATCTGCAACAGGGTTTAC
This window encodes:
- the lsrD gene encoding autoinducer 2 ABC transporter permease LsrD translates to MKLKLNWESALLALLIAEILLFGALNSRMLDLNMLLFSTSDFICIGIVALPLTLVIISGGIDISLGSTIGLCAIALGVMTQAAWPLWLAVSLTLLLGLLCGLFNAALIHYTGISPLVITLGTLYLYGGGALLLSGMAGATGYEGIGGFPDSFTAIANLTLAGLPLPLVLFAIITFLFWLLAHRGRFGRHLFLLGQNPRAARYAALSVNGIPYVLYGLVGVASAVAALVMVSYFGSARSDLGRDLLMPALTAAVLGGANIYGGSGSILGTALAALLVGYLQQGLQMVGIPNQVSSALSGALLVVVVMGRSLSLHREWVRATWRRLFSHRTIGAQQ